Proteins found in one Triticum urartu cultivar G1812 chromosome 4, Tu2.1, whole genome shotgun sequence genomic segment:
- the LOC125554894 gene encoding putative invertase inhibitor, with translation MASFFNSGSVLFLLFVVLFAATQATPVDNLLPVCKTVGGGSKYVGIQFCLDTLHSDPRSANGENYQELAVVTVDLLTANATRTKAKIDGLLGDGDRKTEDATRRSLRSCLALFDGILQSQPGCAAAVKDGKFSEATSSLEKSAAAAKECQGGFSKSNVASPVTVENDDAFQLAKLAVALIRVTS, from the coding sequence ATGGCCTCTTTCTTCAATAGCGGCAGTGTCCTCTTCTTGCTCTTTGTCGTCCTCTTTGCGGCCACTCAGGCTACTCCTGTTGACAATTTGCTCCCCGTATGCAAGACCGTCGGCGGTGGCAGTAAATACGTGGGCATCCAGTTCTGTCTGGACACCCTCCACTCCGACCCCCGTAGCGCAAACGGTGAAAACTACCAAGAGCTTGCGGTCGTCACAGTCGACCTCCTCACGGCCAACGCCACCCGTACCAAGGCCAAGATTGATGGCCTTCTCGGCGATGGCGACCGCAAGACTGAGGACGCCACCAGGCGGTCCCTCAGGTCGTGCCTGGCTCTTTTTGACGGCATATTGCAGAGCCAGCCTGGCTGTGCGGCGGCCGTCAAGGACGGGAAGTTCAGCGAGGCGACCTCGTCCCTGGAGAAATCGGCGGCCGCAGCGAAGGAGTGCCAGGGTGGCTTCAGCAAGAGCAACGTGGCGTCGCCGGTGACAGTGGAGAACGACGACGCTTTCCAGCTCGCAAAGCTCGCCGTCGCCTTGATTCGTGTTACCTCATAG